The following proteins are encoded in a genomic region of Oryctolagus cuniculus chromosome 6, mOryCun1.1, whole genome shotgun sequence:
- the FAM193B gene encoding protein FAM193B isoform X7 gives MTRRRSRPSGGAGRRERARATGLQKPQAPEPPPPPPPPPPPSLEAGAGAGPPEAPAEPDRDGLREEDEPQLAPGPQISLSHTSCKSQSCGGDSPSSSSSSSSSSSSSSSSCHGNSGDWDPSSFLSAHKLSGLWNSPHSSGAVPGSSLGSPAIPGEAFPVSEHHQHPDLTAPPNSPTGHHPQPASLMPSHLGSFGSPPHSHLLPTTLAAPFPTQASECPVAAAAAPHPPGPCQSPHLPSTSMPLLKMPPPFSGCSHPCSGHCGGPLLPPPGSQPLPSTPSRDPGCKGHKFAHSGLACQLPQPCEADEGLGEEEDSSSERSSCTSSSTHQRDGKFCDCCYCEFFGHNAPPAAPTSRNYTEIREKLRSRLTRRKEELPMKGVALGGIPGEPAVDHRDVDELLEFINSTEPKVPNSARAAKRARHKLKKKEKEKAQLAAEALKQASRVSGSREPKPARERLLEWPEQDLDQVNSFLSSRLQDIKNTVKDSIRASLSACELGKDNNGFPNEGAVEPEPQSLTPLNLSGSSEQRPDINLDLSPLTLGSPQNHTLQAPGEPAPPWAEMRGPHPPWTEVRGPPPGISPENGLVRRLSTVPNLSRVIWVKTPKPGNPEELSPKELPTCKQELPEPVVTGGKPRKGKRQGSQAKKCEVSIAPRAPANLEAPSAKGQAPGPRQPSKGPEPPKVGGCAEAGEGSRGSRPGPGWASSPKTEKEKGSSWRNWPGEAKARPPEQESVQPPGPARPQSLPQGKGRSRRSRHKQEKSASSLDDVFLPKDTDGVEMDETDREVEYFKRFCLDSAKQTRQKVAVNWTNFSLKKPTPSTAQ, from the exons ATGACTCGGAGGCGTAGCAGGCCCAGCGGCGGCGCGGGCCGGCGCGAGCGGGCGCGGGCCACGGGGCTGCAGAAGCCCCAAGCGCCCgagcccccgccgccgccgccgccgccaccgccgccgagCCTAGAAGCGggagcgggtgcagggcccccggAGGCGCCAGCCGAGCCCGACCGCGACGGCCTCAGGGAGGAGGACGAGCCCCAGCTGGCGCCCGGCCCGCAG ATCTCCTTGTCACACACATCCTGCAAATCGCAGTCTTGTGGGGGTgactccccttcctcttcctcgtCCTCTTcatcgtcctcctcctcctcctcgtcctcctgcCATGGGAACTCAGGAGACTGGGATCCCAGCTCGTTCCTGTCGGCACACAAGCTCTCAGGCCTCTGGAACTCCCCGCACTCcagtggggctgtgccaggcagctCGCTTGGGAGTCCTGCCATCCCGG GTGAGGCTTTTCCCGTCTCGGAGCACCACCAGCACCCAGACCTCACTGCTCCCCCTAACAGCCCCACCGGCCACCATCCCCAGCCAGCATCTCTGATGCCGTCTCACCTCGGCTCCTTCGGCTCACCACCCCACTCACACCTGCTGCCCACCACCCTGGCAGCGCCCTTCCCCACCCAGGCTTCAGAGTGTCCTgtggctgccgctgccgccccccaccccccagggccgTGTCAGAGCCCCCACCTGCCTTCCACCAGCATGCCGCTCCTGAAGATGCCACCGCCGTTCTCAGGGTGCAGCCACCCCTGCAGCGGGCACTGTGGcgggcccctcctcccacctccggGCTCTCAGCCACTCCCTAGCACTCCCAG CAGGGACCCAGGGTGCAAGGGGCACAAGTTTGCACACAGTGGCCTGGCCTgccagctgccccagccctgtgagGCGGACGAGGGGCTGGGCGAGGAAGAGGACAGCAGCTCCGAGCGAAGCTCCTGCACCTCGTCCTCCACCCACCAGCGAGATGGGAAGTTCTGTGACTGCTGCTACTGTGAGTTCTTCGGCCACAATGCG ccacccgCTGCCCCGACGAGTCGGAATTATACCGAGATCCGGGAGAAGCTCCGCTCGAGGCTGACCAGGCGGAAAGAGGAGCTGCCCATGAAGGGGGTTGCCCTGGGCGGGATCCCTGGGGAGCCCGCCGTGGACCACCGAGATGTGGATGAGCTGCTGGAATTCATCAACAGCACGGAGCCCAAAGTCCCCAACAGCGCCAGGGCCGCCAAGCGGGCCCGGCACAAGCTGAAAAAGAag GAAAAGGAGAAGGCCCAGTTGGCAGCAGAAGCTCTGAAGCAGGCGAGTCGTGTTTCTGGAAGCCGGGAACCGAAGCCTGCCAGGGAGAGGCTATTGGAGTGGCCCGAGCAGGACCTGGATCAGGTCAACAGCTTCCTGAGCAGCCGGCTGCAGGATATCAAGAACACTGTCAAGGACTCCATCCGTGCCAGCCTCAGTGCGTGTGAGCTCGGCAAGGACAACAACGGTTTCCCTAACGAGGGGGCTGTTGAGCCTGAGCCCCAGAGTCTAACCCCCTTGAACCTCAGTGGCTCCTCGGAGCAACGGCCTGACATCAACCTTGACCTATCCCCCTTGACTTTGGGCTCCCCCCAGAACCACACGTTACAAGCTCCAGGCGAGCCAGCCCCACCATGGGCAGAAATGAGAGGCCCACACCCACCCTGGACAGAGGTGAGGGGCCCTCCTCCTGGTATCAGCCCCGAGAACGGGCTGGTAAGGAGACTCAGCACCGTGCCCAACCTGTCCCGGGTCATCTGGGTCAAGACGCCCAAGCCAGGCAACCCCGAGGAGCTGAGCCCAAAGGAGCTCCCCACCTGCAAGCAGGAGCTGCCTGAGCCTGTGGTCACAGGTGGGAAGCCGCGGAAGGGCAAGAGACAGGGCAGTCAGGCCAAGAAGTGTGAGGTGAGCATAGCCCCCCGAGCCCCAGCCAACCTAGAGGCCCCCAGTGCCAAGGGccaggcccctggccccaggcagcCAAGCAAGGGCCCAGAACCTCCCAAGGTGGGCGGCTGTGCTGAGGCTGGAGAGGGGAGCCGGGGGAGCAGGCcaggaccaggctgggccagcagccCCAAAACTGAGAAGGAGAAGGGCAGCTCCTGGCGGAACTGGCCCGGTGAGGCCAAGGCACGGCCTCCAGAGCAGGAGTctgtgcagcccccaggcccagcaAGGCCGCAGAGCTTGCCCCAGGGCAAGGGCCGCAGCCGCCGGAGCCGCCACAAGCAGGAGAAGTCGGCCTCCTCCTTGG ACGACGTGTTCCTGCCCAAGGACACAGATGGGGTGGAGATGGACGAGACGGACCGCGAGGTGGAGTACTTCAAGAG GTTCTGTTTGGATTCTGCAAAGCAAACGCGTCAAAAAGTTGCTGTGAACTGGACCAACTTTAGCCTCAAGAAACCCACTCCGAGCACAGCACAGTGA